A region of the Candidatus Delongbacteria bacterium genome:
TCCACCGCTGTGCCTCCGTGTCTCTGTGTTGAAACCCCTGAAACCCCAGCCCTCCAGCCCTGCCGATCCTTACCTTGCAGCCCGGCAACACAACGAGGTTCCTCATGGACACGCTCAAGCGCCTCAAGGCCCGGCTGGCCACCATCAACGATCTGGATTCCGCGCAGGCCCTGCTGGGCTGGGATCAGCACACCTACATGCCCCGGGGCGGCCTGGAACCCCGCGTGCGCCAGATGGCCACGCTCCAGCGTCTCTCCCACGAGTGGCTGGCTGCGCCGGAGACCTCGGAGCTGGTGAGCGCCCTGGAGGCCCGGCTGGGCGAGCTGGAGCCCCTGGACGCCCGGCTGGTGGTGGTGACCCGGCGCGACCTGGACCAGGCCCTGCGCCTCCCCGGCGAGCTGGTCCAGCGCAAGTCCGAGGCCACCGGACGGGCCCTGGACAGCTGGATGATCAACAAACCCCTCAACAATTTCGACGCCTACCGGCCCCACCTGGAGGAGATCTTCGCCATCGTGCGCGAGGAGGCCGACGCCCTGGGGTATCCCGAGCAGCCCTACGACGCGCTGCTCAACCGCTACGAACCCGGCCTGCTCACCAGCCGCCTGCAGACCATCTTCGCCGAGCTGGGCGCGGGGCTGGTGCCGCTGGCGCGCCAGCTCTTCGAGCGCGCCGGGCGCGTGGACGACGCCTTCCTCTACCAGGCCTTCGATCCCCAGGCCCAGTGGGACTTCACCGTGGAGATTCTCGGCGCCATGGGCTACGACTTCGCCCACGGCCGGCAGGACAAGAGCCCGCACCCCTTCACCACGGGCTTCGGCATCCCCGACGTGCGGGTGACCACGCGCATCCACGAGTGCGATTTCCGCGCCGGCCTGTTCGGCAGCCTGCACGAGGGCGGACACGCCCTCTACGAGCAGAACATCAACCCCGCCTTCGACCGCGGACCGCTGGCCCAGGGCAGCAGCCTGGGCATCCACGAGAGCCAGAGCCGCCTGTGGGAGAACCTGGTGGGCCGCTCCCGGCCCTTCTGGAACCGCTGGTTCGGCGAGGTCAAGCACCGCTTCCCGGCCCAGCTGGAGGGCGTGGGCTTCCAGCGCTTCCACGAGGCCATCAACCGGGTCAAGCCCAGCCTGATCCGCATCGAGGCCGACGAGGTCACCTACAGCCTGCACATCTTCGTGCGCTTCGAGCTGGAGCTGGAGCTGCTCTCCGGCCGGTTGGCCGTCCGCGACCTGCCCGAGGCCTGGAACCAAAAGATGCGCGACACCCTGGGCCTCACCCCGCCCACGGTGGCCGAGGGCTGCATGCAGGACATGCACTGGGCGGACGCCTCCGTCGGCTACTTCCCCACCTACGCCCTGGGCAACCTCTACGGCGTGATGATCTTCAACCAGGCCCGCGCCGAGCTGCCCGACCTGGACGAGCAGATCTCCTCCGGCCGGCTGGCTCCGCTGAAGGACTGGCTGACGGACAAGGTCTACCGCCACGGCCGCTCCCTGGACCCGGCGGAGATCCTGCGCCAGGCCACCGGACGCGAGCTCTCCCCCCAACCCTTCCTGCAGTACGTGCGGGAGAAGTACGGCGAGATCTACGGCCTGGAGTAGCCCGCCCCAACCCCGGGAGTTTGACGAGCACCATGATGGATCAGATTGCCCATCAATCTGATCTATCACACACGACCCGCCGGCCAGTGGCCGCTGGGGAATTCTCCCCGGCGCTGCTCCACCCCGGGAGGGCCGCCGAATTTTTAACACATTGCCGCTCGCCGCAAGAGTCCCGAAGCGGGGCCGCGGGCTGCCATCCCGGCAGACTTCAGGATAAAGGAGGACCGCATGGGAGCATTTCCCGTCACCCGGATCGCCACCAGCCGCAGGGACAGCATCGACTACAGCAACCTGCGCTTCGGGGTCTACTTCACGGACCACATGTTCGTGATGGACTACAGCGACGGCGCCTGGCACAGCCCGCGCATCGAACCCAACGAGCCGATGGCCATTTCGCCGGCCAACATGACCTTCCATTACGGCCAGGCCGTGTTCGAGGGCTTGAAGGCCTTCCGCCAGTCCAACGGCCGGATCGTGCTCTTCCGGCCGGACCGCCACGCCTCCCGCCTGAACCGCTCCTGCCGCGCCCTCTGCATCCCGGAAATCGCCGAGGACGTGGTGCTGGCCGGTTTGACCCAGCTGATCCGCGAAGAGCGCGACTTCGTGCCCGCCGAGCGCGGCCACAGCCTCTACGTCCGGCCCTTCGTCATCGCCATGGACAACATCCTGGGCGTGCAGTCCAGCCAGAGCTTCCGCCTGATCGTCCTGCTCAGCCCGGTGGCCGCCTACTACGCCGAAGGCATGAAGCCCGTCAGCCTGCACGTCGCCCAGCACCACAGCCGCGCCGCCAAGGGCGGTCTGGGCATGGCCAAGACCCCGGCCAACTACGCCGCCAGCCTGCTGCCGGCCAAGCGCGCCAAGGAGAAGGGCTTCACCCAGGTGCTCTGGCTGGACGCCACGGAGCACAAGTACATCGAAGAAGTGGGCACCATGAACATCTTCTTCAAGATCAACGGCGAACTCTACACCCCGCCGCTGGATGGCGACACCATCCTCTCGGGCATCACGCGTATGAGCGTGATCGACCTCTGCCGCTCCTGGGGCACGCCCGTCCACGAGCAGCGGGTGAGCATCCAGCAGCTCTTCGAGGCCTCCCATTCCGGTGAGCTCGAGGAGGTCTTCGGCACGGGTACGGCCGCGGTGATCAGCCCGGTCGGGGAGATCCAGTACAACAACGAGACGATCCAGATCAACGGCAAGCAGATCGGCCCCATGGCCCAGAAGCTCTACGACACCATCACGGGCATCCAGTACGGCGAGTTGGCGGATCCCTTCGGCTGGGTCGTCGAGGTCTGCTAACCGCGTCTCACAAGGAACGACAGGGGGCCGCGGCCCCCTTTTTCACTCTACGGTCATGACCAGGGAGTTCTGGCTTCCAGCCGAACTAAGCTCGCTGGCGAATCCTCCGTTGGGATGGTTCACCCGATCTCTGCTTTCCCAAATCAGGCGGAAGTGGCCGGGCTGGGCGAGGTGAAGCGCGCAGCGCTGAACCAGAACCTGGGTGAAGCCCGAAGGGCGAACCAACTACGCGGAGACAGGAAGGAGCCGCTGCCGCCAGCGGAAGCCCGCCGGGAGGCGGGCTGACTCTGGCGAGTGAGAAAAAGCGCCTCTTTGGCGCCACCTTTCTGGCGCCAGCAGAAAGGTGGCAATCGTAGGCCCCGGCCAGTGCCGGGATGGGCAACGGGCCTGTCCCGATCCGTCGCCAAAGCAGCGATTCAAGCACGGCTTCCGTTAAAAACCTTTCACTTATTGAACTCCATCCAGCCACTCCTAAACTCCCCCAGTCCCAGGGCCGATATGTTCTCCCGTGAACTTGGAGGCCCTCATGAGACATATCCTGAAGCTCCTGCCCCTGCTGCTGCTCCCCATTCTGGCGCTGGCGGCCCTGGAAGTCCCCGTCGACCTGCAGGTCTCCATCTTGAAAAAGGTGCTCAAGTTCGATTCCACCCTCCCCGACGCCGAACACTGCGCGGTGCTGGTCGTGCACAGCGGCGACGCCAAGACCGCCAACGCCCTGGCCGGCGCGTTCAAGGGGGCGGGCTTCAAGCCTGTGGTCTGCGAGGTGGGCGCTCTGCCCGGAGCGCTGGCCGGCGCCAAGGTGGCCTACTTCTGTCCGGGCGCGGAGAGCGCGGCGGGCAAGCTGCCCGGCGGCGTGCTCAGCCTGTGCGGGACGCGCAGCGCCGTGGAACAGAACCGCGTGGCCGTCGGGGTGGGCATGGTGGACGCCAAACCCAAGCTGCTGGTCAGCCTGTCGGCCTACACGGCCTGCGGCCACAGCATCGACAGCCAGGTGCTGGGACTGGCCAAGATCATCCGCTGATCGTCCAGCCGCGTTGGGAAACAGCGGCCCGGAGCACCGGCGCTCGCCGGCCCGGGCTTGAGGGAAGGGTTTGATGATGACGTTGCTCCTCCGTTTGATGAGCCGGAATTTCGACGACCTGCGCATCCGCCAGAAGCTGTTCCGGATCAACCTGTTGCTCCTGGGCATGACGGCCGTCTTCATGGTGGTCTTCTTTCCGGCCGTGCAGCGCTGGCAGTTGGAGAAACAGGCCCACGGCCAGCTGGAGATCGTCACGCGCATGCTGGCCCAGGGCGTGGAAACGGGCCTGGTCTTCGGGGACAGCAGCGCCGTGATGGAGCGGCTGGGCAGCCTCGAAGCCGCCGAGTCCATCCACGCCACGGCGGTCTTCCAGGCGGACGGCACGCCCTTCGCCGTGTACAAGCGGGCGGGCGACGACTTCGACCCCAGCGCCCTGCGGGGCGCCCTGGATGCGCCGCTGAGTCCCGCGGAACCCTTCGTGGTGCTGGAGCGGCCCGGCCACAACATCTCGGTGATGGCCCTGTTCAGCGAGGGCCAGCCCCTGGGCCGCGTGGTGCTCGAGCAGTCCAGCGAGGACATGGCCCGGGACATCCTGCTGCTCCGGGCGGTCACGCTCTTCGTGGCCCTCTGCGGGATGACCGTGGGCATGCTCCTGTTCGCGCTGATCATCCGGCGCATCGTCCGGCCGCTGCAGGAGCTGGATGCCGCGGCGCGCCGCGTGGTGGAGGGGGATTTCAGCGTGGAGGCCCAGGTCCAAAGCCGGGACGAGATCGGCCAGCTGGCGGAGACCTTCAACCTCATGCTGGGCAAGATCCGCGGTTCCATGCAAAGCCTGGAGGAGCAGCAGGCCTACCTCAACCGCAGCGTGGAGGTCCTGCTGGGTGCCATGCAGCGCTTCGCCGAGGGCGACCTGACGCAGCACCTGCAGGCCGAGCGCGAGGACGCCATCGGCCGCTTGACCCAGGGCTTCAACACCACGGTGGGCAGGCTGCGCGAATTGATGAAGGGGCTGGCCGGCGACGGGGAGACCCTGGCTGGCGCGGCCACGGATCTGACCCGGGTTTCGACCAAGATGCTGGGGGAGGCGCGGGCCAGCGCCCAGCGGGCCGGCCAGATGGCCGGACAGACCCAAATGGTGGACCAGCACATCCAGAGCGTGGCCACGGCCACCGAGGAGATGGGCGCCTCCATCAACGAAATCGCCCGCAGCTCCACGGACGCGGCCAACACGGCCGCCAGCGCCGTCCAGCTGGCCGACCAGGCCAACGTCACCGTGGACAAGCTGGGCGAGAGCAGCCGCGAGATCGGCGAGGTAGTGAAGGTGATCACCTCCATCGCCGAGCAGACCAACCTGCTGGCCTTGAACGCGACCATCGAGGCCGCCCGGGCCGGCGACGCGGGCCGGGGCTTCGCCGTGGTGGCCAACGAGGTGAAGGAACTGGCCAAGGAGACCGCCCGGGCCACGGAGGCCATCGGCTCGCGCATCGCCGTGATCCAGCAGGACACGGCCCAGGCGGTGGCGGCCATCGCCCGCATCAACGAGGCCATCACGCGGGTGAGTTCGATCCAGACCACCATCGCCGGCGCGGTGGAGGAACAGGCCGTGACCACCTCGGAGATCAACCAAAGCCTGACCAGCGCGGCGGACGGCTCGCGCTCCATCGCCACCGGCGTGGACGTGGTGGTCCAGGGGGCCGAGGGCACCACGGCGGGCGCCCAGGAACTGCAGGACGCGGCCACGCGCCTGGGCCGGATCTCGGCGGGCCTGACGGAGGCCGTCCGGCGCTTCCGGATCTGAGCGCTCCGCCAACATTCGAGGCAGTCGGCGCCCGGCCGCTCCCCTGGGGAGTCACAGGCCGGGCGTCTTTATGTCAGCCCAGCCGGGCCTCCAGCTGGAAGCCGATGTCCGGTGGCAGGTCGTGGTGGGTGACCAACCGGATCCGCGTCTCCCCCAGCGCCAGGGCGCGGACGCCGCGTCGCTCCCACTCCGCCAGCAGGTGTTTCGTCAGCGCGGGCTCGCCCGTGTGCAACAGCACCATGTTGCTCTCGGGCTCCTGCACGACGACGGATTCGTCCAGCAGGCAGCGCAGGGTCAGGGCCACCTGGCGCGCCCGCTCGTGGTCCTCGGCCAGACGCGGCAGCCAGTGGTCCAGCGCGTAGAGTCCCGCCGCGGCCAGCACGCCGGCCTGGCGCATGCCGCCGCCCAGCATCTTGCGCAGCCGCCGGGCCCCGTCGATCCGCTCCCGGTCCCCCACCAGCAGGCTGCCCACCGGGCAGCCCAGGCCTTTGGCAAGGCTGCAGCTGAGAGTGTCCGCCAGCGCGCCGTACTCGCTCAGCGCCAGGTTCGCGGCCACGGCCGCGTTCCAGATCCGCGCCCCGTCCAGGTGCAGGGCCAGGCCGCGCTCCCGACAGATGCCCCGCAGGCGGGTCAGCACGTCCACAGGCACCACGCGGCCGCCGGCCAGGTTGGCCGTGTTCTCCACGATGGCCAGCCGGGTGCGGGGAAAGTGCACGTTGTCCGCGCGGATGGCCCCGTCCAGCGCCTCCGGCGTGAGCCAGCCCTCCGGACAATCCACCACCCACGGCAGCACGTTCATCAACGCGGACATGCCACCCGCCTCGTGGAAGAAGGTGTGGGTGCGCCGCTCCAGCACGGCCTCCTCGCCGCGGGCGCAGTGCAGGCCCACGGCGATCAGGTTGGACATGGTGCCGCTGGGCGTGAGCAGGGCCGCCTCGTGCCCGAACAGCGCGGCCACCCGCTCCTCCAGCCGGCGGACGGTGGGGTCCTCGCCGAAGACGTCGTCGCCCACCTCGGCGGCGGCCATGGCGCGCCGCATGCCCTCATCCGGCCGGGTCAGCGTGTCCGAGCGGAAGTCCAGTGTCTCCATCCGTTTCTCCTTGACCGGCCGGGCCGCGCCCGGCGCTGAACCAGGCTATTCCTGGCAGCCCGGGCACCACCAGCTGCCGCGCTGGGCCTGGGTCTCGCGTTGCACCACGGCGCCGCAGCGCGGGCAGGCCGCCCCGGCGCGGCCGTAGACCTGCAGCATCCGGCCGAAGGAGCCCTCCAGCCCGCGGCTGTCCTGGAAGTCCGAGAAGGTGGTGCCGCAGTTCTCGATGGCCAGGCGCAGGATGCGCCGCATCTCCCGGTGCAGGAGCCGCCACTGCGCCGGCTCCAGGCTGCCCGCCGCGCGCCAGGGCGAGAGGCGGCAGGCGTGCAGGATCTCGCAGACGTAGATGTTGCCCAGCCCGCAGACGCGCTTTTGGTCCAGCAGCCAGCTCTTGAGCGGGGCGCGGGCCGCGCGGGCCAGCTCCGCCAGGGCGGTGGGCGTGCAGGCGGGGTCGAAGGGATCCAGCCCCGGCGGGGCCAGTTCGGCGGGCCGGGTAAGCCAATCCACCGTGCCGAAGCGGCGCGTGTCCGCGAACAGCAGCCGGCCCCGGTCCAGCTCCAGGCAGAGGCGGGCGGGAGCGGGCTCGGCTGCGCCCTCCTCCACCAGCAGCAGGCGTCCGGTCATGCGCAGGTGCACGGCCAGCCAGCCCCGGACGGACCCTTCGTCCTCCAGCGGCAGGATCACGCGCTTGCCACTGCGCCGGATCCGCCCCAACCGGGCGCCGCCCAGGCTGCCGGCCAAGGACTCCAGGTGGGCCAGCTTGGGGTCCCGCACCTGCAGGCCGCGCAGGATCCGGCCGGGCAGGACCCGGTCCAGCTGTCGCGCGACGGTCTCGACTTCGGGCAACTCGGGCACGGCGACCTCAGCGGCCCAGCCGGGCGCGCAGGCTGGCCAGCACGGCCTCGGCGTGGCCCTTGACCTTGACGTCCGTCCAGACCTCGGCCAGCCGGCCCGCGGGGTCCACCAGCCACGTGCTGCGCTTGACGCCCTGGTACTCGCGTCCCATGAACTTCTTCAGGCCCCAGGCGCCCCAGGGCTCCAGCAGGACGTGCTCCGGGTCGCTGAGCAAACGCAGCCCCAGGCCCTGCCCGTCGATGAACTTGCGGTGGCTGGCGGGCTTGTCCGGACTGACGCCCACGACCTCGGCCCCCAGGGCCCGGAACTCCTCCAGCAGGCCGCTGAAGTCCCGCGCCTCCTGCGTACAGCCGGGGGTGTTGTCCTTGGGGTAGGCGTAGCAGACCCACCAGCGGCCGCGAAAGTCCTCCGGCCGCAGCGGCAGCTGACCTTCGTCCTCCAGCAGGAATCCAGGCACGGGTTCACCGGGCGTCAAGGCCATTTTCTTTCCCTTCCACTTGAGATCCGGCTGCAACTTGTCGATTCATGCAGCGTGAAGCGAGAAGCCGCGCGGCGCCCTTCCCCGGCGCCGGGCCTGATTCCCAACGAGGGGGGAGGCGCATGTTGGATCGGATGCAATTCCACCGGGCCATCCTGGACCACCTGATGGAACCCGTCCTGGCCAGCGACGCCACCGGCATGGTGCAGTACATGAATCCCGCGGCCGAGCGCCTGATCGGCTGGCCGCTCTGGGAGGCGGTGAGCCAGCCCGTGCAGGAGATCCTGGACCCGGAAGGCGTGCTGGCGGACACCGTCTGGCAGGAACTCCTCCACTCCGGCGAGTGCCTGGTCAACCAGCCCTGCCGCCTGCGGGCCCGCTGGGGGGAGACCCTGGAGCGCCGGGTCAGCGTTTCGCCGCTCTATCAGGGGAGTTTCCGCTGCGGCACAGTCTTCGTGTTCCACGAGGATCGGGGTGACAGCGCGTCTTCCACCTGATTCACTCCGCCCCCACCCCGCCGACGCCGATCCATCCCTTGGCTCTGTGCCTCTGTGACTCTGTGGTGAGCCATTCCTCTCATCAGCCCCGGGCGGCCGTCAGCAGCCGCTCGGCCAGCACCAGGGCGTCCACCGGCCAGCAGGCCCGGGGCCGCGGATGCTCCACCTCCGCCAATCCCGGCAACGGCCGACAGGCCATCAGGCGCAGACGCCAGCGGGCCGGCAGCGCGTCCAGGCCGTGGACGGCCCCCAGCAGCGCGCCCGCGATGGCCGCGTTGGTGTCCGTGTCGCCGCCGCGCCCCACCGTGTCCACCAGGGCCTCCTCCAGGCTGGGGGCGTGCAGCAGCTGCCAGACTGCGTTCTGGAAGGCCACCAGCACCCACCCCATCTGGGAGTGGTAGTCCGCGGGCGGCGCCGTGCGAGCCGCGCGCAGGACCTCCAGGAGCGAGGTGTCCACGCCCAGCGCGGCGGCGCGGCCCAGCAGGCCGGCGTAGATCCGCTCCGGCCCGTGGCCCCGGCTCACGGCGGAGGCGACGGCCCCGGCGAACAGCGCCGAGGCCTGGCGGCAGACCGGATGCGGATGGGTCAGGCCCGCGTCCTGGGAGGCCCACTCTTCGGCCCGCTCCCGCGGCTGTCCCGCCACGAAGATGCCCAGCGGCGCGACGCGCATCAGGGCCCCGTTGGCCTGGCTCTGGGCGTCGGGACGCGCCGTCAGCCCCAGCCGCGTGGTGGTTCCCACGTCGAAGGGGCCCGAGTGCAGCCAGCTGCGGTAGGATTCCAGCACAGCCTCGGGTGTGAAGACGCCGTCCCGCACCAGGGTGCGCGCCAGGTGCAGGGCCATCTCGCCGTCGTCAGTGGGCTGGCCGGCCAGCGTGTTCCACTGGCCGCCGTCCTCCAGCTCGCGCAGGCCCGCGGGGAAGTTCTCGCGGATCCAGGCCGGGTCGCGGAACTCCACCAGCCCGCCCAGCGAGTCCCCGGCCAGCAGCCCCAGCAGGCAGCCCTGGGCGCGCCGCAGGCGGCCCCAGTCCGGACGCACGGCCCGCGCCACGGGGAAGGCCAGGTCCAGACCCGCTTCCGCCGGGGTCCGCGCGCCCACGCCGCTCCAGTCCCGGGCGGCCAGCTCGCGCACCAGGGCGGGCGCCCCACCAAAGGCCCGGCCGTCGTTGTTGCAGCTCCCGTCCGCCCCGTAGCGGATGGGTTCCCCGGCGCCGTTCACCAGCTCCCCGCCCACCGCCAGCAGCAGGGCGTGCCCGCCGGCCAGATCCCAGGATTCCGGCCCGCCCAGCGAGACCGTCACGTCGCCCTCGCCTGCGGCCACCAGGGCCATGCGCAGCGCGATGCTGGGCAGGGTCACGTAGCGCAGCGGCGCCACGGCCTGGGCGTTGGCCAGCGAGTTCTTGCGGTCGGCCTCGTGGGAGACCAGGGCCAGCGCGCCCTCCCCACCGGCGGGCCACTCCCGGCTCGTCTCCACGCCGTTGCGCAGCAGGGGTCCGCCGGCCCGCCAGGCCAGCTGCTCGCCCACCCCCTCCGGTCCGTCCCAGGCCATGACGACGCCCAGCACGGGTCGCCCCTCCTCCACCAGCCCGATGGAGACCGCCGAGCCGCGGCAGCCCTTCAGGTAGGGCGAGGTGCCGTCGTTGGGATCCACGATCCACAGGTGGCCGCCCACGCGCGGCCCGTCCCCGAGCACGCGGGCGTGCAGCTCCTCGCCCAGGCAGCCGTCCCCCGGGCAATGCCGGCCCAGGATCTCCTGGATGCGCGCCTCCACCTCCTCGTCCACGTCGGCGTGGCTGCCCGCGCCCCGCGGCCCGCCCGGGCGATGGTACTCCACCCAGAGCTGGCGCGCCGCCTCCGTGGCGGCCTCGCGGGCCGCCGCCAGGCGGACCTCCAGTTCACGTGCGCTAAGGGACATGGAAACTCCCGAACTGGTCGCGGGCCCGTAGCTGTGGCGGCTGGGCCTGAAGTGATGGACACAAAAGCGAGTGCCGGTGCGGTCGCGTGTGACAAAAAAGGCCGGCCCGCAGGCCGGCCTCATCCGGGTTCATGGAGACGGAGGGAGTTGAACCCTCGTCCGAAACAGCGCTTCCCTGGGCTTCTACATGTGTAGATCGTTGTTTGATCTTGGGACGCCGACGCGAACGATCACGCTGCGGCGCCCCCAGGTTGAAAGATCTCGCCCCGCCGACTCAACCACATCCTTGGGGCCAGCTCACAAGATGACGAAGGGTCCCTGGGCCGTGAGCAGGCTCAGGGTCTTCGGCTGCCTAGTTACTAGGCGGCGAGAGCGTAATCGTTGCCGATTATGTTGTTGCCGAAACTTTTAACGTGGGGCTCCGGCGCGTCCACGACATGCAGCCCGGGGTCCCGACCATCCCGTCGAATCCCACGAACGTCCCCGAATGGCCGGCAACATAGGGAATCCGCCGCTAACCGACCGGCATTTGCTTGCATCATCCGGACCCGGCGCTCATCTTGCTGCGGCACGCCATTCCAGGGAGTCCCCGCATGAACCGCACCCACCCCGTTTTTCCGCACTCATGGTCCCACCGAATCCTGGTGCCGGCGCGAACCCGGGGCTGGCTGGTCCTCCTGCTGGCGCTCTGGGGCACGGCCCGGGCCGGCGTGCTGGACGATTGGGAGCGCGCCCTGGCCGACCTGCGCGAGCCCGTCCGGGCCCGGCGCGCCCCGGTGCAGGATCTGGTCCTCCCCTTCCAGTTGGGAACCCTGGCCTGGGAGCGCGGCGTCTGCCGCGTGCTGCCGCTGCTGGTGGACGGCGACAGCCTCTTCGTGGTGGAGCTGAGCGGCCGGGGCCGGCTGGACCCGGCGCAGCCCGGTGAGCTGGAAACCCTGGCCGCCCGGGCCGCCCTGGGACGGCACGCGGAGGACAAGCGGCTGCGGCAGGTCAGCTGGCTCTGCGCGGAGCTGCCGCCCCAGCTGGCCACGCTGGACTGGCGCCCGCTCAAGCCCCGCCTGCCCTTTCTAGCCTTGCCTGGATTCGACGTGCAGCGGGCCCTGGGACGGCTTCATCCGGATCATCCGCTGCTGCACGCCCCCGTCGGCACGGAGCCAGGCTGGCTGCTGGCCGAGCCCGACGGCCTGCTCTGGGAGCGGCAGGGGGACGCCGCCCGCTGGCAGCGCTCGCTGCACTCGGGCAGCAGCCTGCATGTGCCCCTGAGCGGCGTTCTGCGCTGCCGGGGAGATTCCCTGGCCCCGCCCCGGGACCCCGCCTGGCTGCCGCCCACCCTGGCCACGCCCGCGCTGGCCGTGGACAGTCTGGTCCTGGAGCTGGAGCGGCGGGGCGGCCGCCTGCACTGGACACTGGAGCTGATCGGACCGCCGCGGGTGGAACCGCTCTGGCTGTTGCTGGACCCGGCGGCCCGCCTGACGACGGCCGAGTGGTCGCTGCCCGACGGCACGCGCCGGCCCGCCGCCCACAACCGGCGCGCCGGCTCGGCCAACCCCGGCCCCTGGCTGCTGCTGGAAGCTCTGCCGGGGGCCACCCTCCTGCGCCTGCAGGGCGACAGCCCGGCCGCGCTGGTGACGGCCGAGGCGCCGGGCTCCCGCCACGCCGTGCGCGGCAACTGGTTTCCCCGCCTGCCCTGGTGGGAAGCCGCCCGGCCCGCTCGGCTGCTGGATCCCGGCCACCTGCTGCCCGCCTGGCCGGACAGCCTGGCGCCCGCGCCGACCCGGCTGGACGCCCTGGCTCCCCAGCGCCTGCTGCCCGAGACCCGCGACCTGCTGCCGCTGGGCGGCGGCGCGGCCCTCTGCTGGACGCCCCTGCGCCAGCGGGCGGCCTTTCAGGTGCCGCAGCCGGCCCGCGTGCGCCGCCAGACCGCCGGGATCGAGAACCTGGACCTACCGCGGGAGCGCGAGGTGCGCACGCCGGGGCACGAGGACCCCGCCGAACCCGTGGACCTCAGCCAGGGGCAGGACACGCTCAGCCTGGGCATCCTGGGCGAGGAGCAGGTGCTGACGGAGCTGGCGGACGCCGCCGCGCGGCTGGAAGCCTGGCTGGGGCCGGCGCCGGAGCCCGTCCTGCTGCTGGAGCGCACGGGGAATCCGGCCGACCGCCGCGAGGAGGAGGATCAGCTGCTGGGCCATGATCTGGCCCCGGACGAGCCGCTGGAGATTGGCGCGCGCGAGCTGCGCGAGGCCACGGCGGAGGCCCGTCTGGCGCGGCTGGAGATCCTCTGCCGCGGCTGGTGGCGGCCGGGACCGGCGGAGGCCGCGGCCTCGCCGCGCTGGATCCGCCACGGCGCGGCCCGGGCCTGCGCCCTGCTGCTGCTGGAGGAGCGTCAGGG
Encoded here:
- a CDS encoding carboxypeptidase M32 — encoded protein: MDTLKRLKARLATINDLDSAQALLGWDQHTYMPRGGLEPRVRQMATLQRLSHEWLAAPETSELVSALEARLGELEPLDARLVVVTRRDLDQALRLPGELVQRKSEATGRALDSWMINKPLNNFDAYRPHLEEIFAIVREEADALGYPEQPYDALLNRYEPGLLTSRLQTIFAELGAGLVPLARQLFERAGRVDDAFLYQAFDPQAQWDFTVEILGAMGYDFAHGRQDKSPHPFTTGFGIPDVRVTTRIHECDFRAGLFGSLHEGGHALYEQNINPAFDRGPLAQGSSLGIHESQSRLWENLVGRSRPFWNRWFGEVKHRFPAQLEGVGFQRFHEAINRVKPSLIRIEADEVTYSLHIFVRFELELELLSGRLAVRDLPEAWNQKMRDTLGLTPPTVAEGCMQDMHWADASVGYFPTYALGNLYGVMIFNQARAELPDLDEQISSGRLAPLKDWLTDKVYRHGRSLDPAEILRQATGRELSPQPFLQYVREKYGEIYGLE
- a CDS encoding branched-chain amino acid aminotransferase; this translates as MGAFPVTRIATSRRDSIDYSNLRFGVYFTDHMFVMDYSDGAWHSPRIEPNEPMAISPANMTFHYGQAVFEGLKAFRQSNGRIVLFRPDRHASRLNRSCRALCIPEIAEDVVLAGLTQLIREERDFVPAERGHSLYVRPFVIAMDNILGVQSSQSFRLIVLLSPVAAYYAEGMKPVSLHVAQHHSRAAKGGLGMAKTPANYAASLLPAKRAKEKGFTQVLWLDATEHKYIEEVGTMNIFFKINGELYTPPLDGDTILSGITRMSVIDLCRSWGTPVHEQRVSIQQLFEASHSGELEEVFGTGTAAVISPVGEIQYNNETIQINGKQIGPMAQKLYDTITGIQYGELADPFGWVVEVC
- a CDS encoding methyl-accepting chemotaxis protein, encoding MMTLLLRLMSRNFDDLRIRQKLFRINLLLLGMTAVFMVVFFPAVQRWQLEKQAHGQLEIVTRMLAQGVETGLVFGDSSAVMERLGSLEAAESIHATAVFQADGTPFAVYKRAGDDFDPSALRGALDAPLSPAEPFVVLERPGHNISVMALFSEGQPLGRVVLEQSSEDMARDILLLRAVTLFVALCGMTVGMLLFALIIRRIVRPLQELDAAARRVVEGDFSVEAQVQSRDEIGQLAETFNLMLGKIRGSMQSLEEQQAYLNRSVEVLLGAMQRFAEGDLTQHLQAEREDAIGRLTQGFNTTVGRLRELMKGLAGDGETLAGAATDLTRVSTKMLGEARASAQRAGQMAGQTQMVDQHIQSVATATEEMGASINEIARSSTDAANTAASAVQLADQANVTVDKLGESSREIGEVVKVITSIAEQTNLLALNATIEAARAGDAGRGFAVVANEVKELAKETARATEAIGSRIAVIQQDTAQAVAAIARINEAITRVSSIQTTIAGAVEEQAVTTSEINQSLTSAADGSRSIATGVDVVVQGAEGTTAGAQELQDAATRLGRISAGLTEAVRRFRI
- a CDS encoding GntG family PLP-dependent aldolase, which codes for METLDFRSDTLTRPDEGMRRAMAAAEVGDDVFGEDPTVRRLEERVAALFGHEAALLTPSGTMSNLIAVGLHCARGEEAVLERRTHTFFHEAGGMSALMNVLPWVVDCPEGWLTPEALDGAIRADNVHFPRTRLAIVENTANLAGGRVVPVDVLTRLRGICRERGLALHLDGARIWNAAVAANLALSEYGALADTLSCSLAKGLGCPVGSLLVGDRERIDGARRLRKMLGGGMRQAGVLAAAGLYALDHWLPRLAEDHERARQVALTLRCLLDESVVVQEPESNMVLLHTGEPALTKHLLAEWERRGVRALALGETRIRLVTHHDLPPDIGFQLEARLG
- the mutM gene encoding bifunctional DNA-formamidopyrimidine glycosylase/DNA-(apurinic or apyrimidinic site) lyase, coding for MPELPEVETVARQLDRVLPGRILRGLQVRDPKLAHLESLAGSLGGARLGRIRRSGKRVILPLEDEGSVRGWLAVHLRMTGRLLLVEEGAAEPAPARLCLELDRGRLLFADTRRFGTVDWLTRPAELAPPGLDPFDPACTPTALAELARAARAPLKSWLLDQKRVCGLGNIYVCEILHACRLSPWRAAGSLEPAQWRLLHREMRRILRLAIENCGTTFSDFQDSRGLEGSFGRMLQVYGRAGAACPRCGAVVQRETQAQRGSWWCPGCQE
- a CDS encoding peroxiredoxin, producing MALTPGEPVPGFLLEDEGQLPLRPEDFRGRWWVCYAYPKDNTPGCTQEARDFSGLLEEFRALGAEVVGVSPDKPASHRKFIDGQGLGLRLLSDPEHVLLEPWGAWGLKKFMGREYQGVKRSTWLVDPAGRLAEVWTDVKVKGHAEAVLASLRARLGR
- a CDS encoding PAS domain-containing protein, yielding MLDRMQFHRAILDHLMEPVLASDATGMVQYMNPAAERLIGWPLWEAVSQPVQEILDPEGVLADTVWQELLHSGECLVNQPCRLRARWGETLERRVSVSPLYQGSFRCGTVFVFHEDRGDSASST